A window from Schistosoma haematobium chromosome 3, whole genome shotgun sequence encodes these proteins:
- the HIP1_1 gene encoding histidine permease (EggNog:ENOG4110117~COG:S): MFRAQPFELISLALLMGPKERVSNLKVVFVCRLWRMPLPNLDSLKNIAVGKDNANKQQIVHILKGITDQEVPPKQKHIRGIILATFSGKSSLFFYETALKLAIYTNPVVCWKFLYVIHKLFRDGHRECVSDGLRHATRVSQLQSAWSNHATKCGYPIVDFCQLITRKISLHRKYGVLPGSLELTPSELKSCLSAQVDHLFQFSVDLMDMLEETLRFKDVVLLSLEGIQAASFTPSGQCKLIPLIQCIQDAAALYELSVQVIFKLHELLGNGTMSGHRERFRDLHISVKKFFENVSHMQYFRSFVHIPSISQNPPNFCVQSELSEHTTLRVTMNESQSLSPPLPPSSLLSSTAVLVDERNSPHSGDEEDSCELTIVPKVMSQIRPTKLSTEKQTLIKLGSENTDVNEKTVMLSKEVKMDPSVNDKHHHINNNNSNTIDNNWKMNWNPFLDNSIQTKNHVLSPYHTHVTDEKKPCVHRYYIFSCQNIKNLL; encoded by the exons ATGTTTCGTgcacaaccatttgaacttaTTAGTTTGGCGTTGCTAATGGGCCCGAAAGAGCGTGTTTCAAACTTGAAGGTCGTTTTTGTATGCAGACTGTGGAGAATGCCGCTACCTAACCTAGATTCTTTGAAAAACATCGCCGTCGGAAAAGATAACGCAAATAAACAACAA ATTGTGCATATTTTGAAGGGAATCACGGATCAGGAAGTCCCACCAAAGCAAAAACATATTCGTGGAATTATTTTAGCTACATTTAGTGGAAAGTCTTCGTTGTTTTTTTATGAGACTGCACTTAAGCTCGCTATATACACCAATCCTGTAGTCTGCTGGAAGTTTCTATATGTTATCCATAAATTGTTCCGAGATGGGCACCGTGAG TGCGTAAGTGACGGACTACGTCACGCAACCAGAGTTTCCCAGTTGCAGTCTGCCTGG AGTAATCACGCGACAAAATGTGGATATCCGATCGTAGACTTTTGTCAACTGATAACCCGTAAAATCAGCCTACACAGAAAA TATGGAGTATTACCTGGAAGTCTGGAGCTAACTCCCAGTGAGCTGAAGAGTTGTCTTTCTGCACAAGTAGACCACTT ATTTCAATTTAGTGTCGATCTCATGGATATGCTAGAAGAAACATTGCGCTTCAAAGATGTTGTGCTCCTTTCTTTGGAGGGTATTCAAGCCGCTTCATTCACTCCCTCTGGTCAATGTAAACTTATTCCACTCATTCAATGTATTCAAGATGCTGCAGCACTCTATGAACTAAGCGTACAAGTAATCTTTAAGTTACACGAGTTATTAGGCAATGGAACAATGTCCGGTCACAGAGAACGCTTCAGAGATCTCCATATTTCTGTCAAGAAATTTTTTGAAAATGTATCCCACATGCAATATTTCCGTTCATTTGTTCACATACCTTCAATATCCCAG AATCCGCCGAATTTTTGTGTTCAGTCAGAACTGAGTGAACATACTACACTTAGAGTTACGATGAATGAATCACAATCATTATCTCCACCACTGCCACCATCTTCACTGTTGTCATCGACGGCAGTACTAGTGGATGAACGGAACAGTCCACATTCAGGTGATGAAGAAGATTCTTGTGAATTAACCATTGTACCTAAAGTTATGTCACAAATTCGTCCAACTAAATTATCAACTGAAAAACAGACACTAATTAAATTAGGTTCTGAAAATACGGATGTAAATGAGAAGACGGTTATGTTGTCAAAAGAAGTGAAAATG GATCCAAGTGTCAATGATAAACATcaccatattaataataataatagtaatactatTGATAATAATTGGAAAATGAATTGGAACCCATTTTTGGATAATTCAATTCAAACAAAAAACCATGTACTGTCACCTTATCATACTCATGTAACGGATGAAAA